The Vespa velutina chromosome 25, iVesVel2.1, whole genome shotgun sequence genome has a segment encoding these proteins:
- the LOC124957324 gene encoding uncharacterized protein LOC124957324 isoform X3, giving the protein MIRDPSNSARSRDRLYSRGPMDGTLEEPPVKDSSQNNSDKVSKDMVIPNGVNGKYGSTEKEEFPDSDSVKTSNETVSKRKEEEEEGEGDGEEEEDEDEDEEEDVMDRRHFDHEDRDMQSEDKSSDGVSEMNDTSEVSRNEDKCLNTSREAMDVDEQSNNSDVECLDESITRVRMDNDDVFTLKKSNINEGKDLSCSSNVQQSNDSAEIVESSMDTSDVKICEENGSCDSPEIEEITDSAKNNNGLNTTQERTVKDPTKQKKQRKQIDLSSITPRRSSRNIKRTSYIEREVEEEAEDDGSDIEEIKPEDPLAGIDSKDKENSKLKSPSKNSKTTIVVNDTKRLVEIAAGSKSVKGGKKEPTLVIIDTNSILSGRGGLPVGNNKPHHTVSNPSSFSVVPMNMTTQTMYPNMRTTITPVPMTSKAAQLSPKPSSMTTVTPPLPPILPTLTDDMFVVEAPSFIVPYVYEKPPLKPLKEFVSKLEKSIEDKQKEDMLKKITEDNKDNQDINEDSMDMNKKVDSRNQESENDGSLRSKKDGDDSGGDMMDTIESGISNISDKHDIRQDDRNKVITYFDLPLGKFFMQIGVNLVQEYVQTDLLRTQKRKQGKGSTSAETQLAINSLIKNLEFSKENNEPFHLEMKKCEFCSFKTESTLVMQHHLETPHMRNYVYKCNFCPMEVRSPHDILFHMEAEHNTRGRLERGPAFHQCPNCPFEDNQKGKLTRHILACSKKFRPERNLEPAADWEPPAKIPRLNRARPVGPTNPNALAMAMSAKGPQPLLPKLLPAPITGRGRGRPPMQPRYSDMKTLRPGGGTTMRQDNVAGMMYRPTSSGLLVPASYQFGSNQLFQVVGGSGTVMSAVSGVSSSSGGSSGQPTPIALVPNVIDSLSRLSSSQNTTASTKNPTAKLLSQPSISITPLPRTTSQTSIPGSGTSSKSGGKNTFVICEICDGYIKDLEQLRNHMQWIHKVKIHPKMIYNRPPLNCQKCQFRFFTDQGLERHLLGSHGLVTSSMQEAANRGKDAGRCPACGRVYQWKLLNHVARDHGMTLKPAHLSYKCTVCTATFGMYKQFENHVYSAHSVVAKRVMDKKNTPSSPSSRSNDSLLKPLKINDEITIIPQPAKPTTRSGTSQGRSK; this is encoded by the exons atgatTCGTGACCCGTCAAACAGTGCCCGCTCGAGAG aTCGACTCTACAGTCGTGGCCCCATGGACGGGACTTTGGAAGAACCTCCTGTTAAGGACTCTTCTCAGAACAATTCTGACAAAGTGTCAAaag ACATGGTCATTCCAAATGGTGTCAATGGAAAGTATGGTAGTactgaaaaggaagaatttcCGGACTCTGACAGTGTCAAAACGTCGAACGAGACTGTTagtaaacgaaaagaagaagaggaggaaggggaaggggatggggaagaggaagaagatgaagatgaggatgaagaggaagatgTTATGGACAGAAGACACTTTGACCACGAAGATAGGGATATGCAATCGGAAGACA AATCTTCCGATGGTGTCAGTGAGATGAACGATACTAGTGAAGTGTCTAGAAATGAAGATAAGTGTCTAAACACATCTCGTGAGGCTATGGATGTTGATGAACAGAGTAATAACTCTGATGTAGAATGTTTGGATGAGAGCATCACGAGAGTACGAATGGATAATGATGATGTGTTCActttaaaaaaatctaacaTAAACGAGGGTAAAGATTTGTCATGTAGTAGTAACGTTCAACAATCAAATGATTCTGCTGAAATTGTAGAAAGCAGTATGGATACATCAGATGTGAAGATATGCGAAGAAAATGGAAGTTGCGATAGTCCCGAAATAGAAGAGATAACAGATAGtgcaaagaataataatggtCTAAATACAACTCAAGAACGTACTGTAAAAGATcctacaaaacaaaaaaaacagagaaagcaAATAGATCTTAGTAGTATTACACCTAGAAGAAGTTCtcgtaatattaaaagaacaagttatatagaaagagaagttgAAGAAGAAGCGGAGGATGATGGTTCTGATATAGAGGAAATTAAACCTGAAGATCCATTAGCTGGGATagatagtaaagataaagagaattcTAAATTAAAGTCACCGTCGAAAAATAGTAAAACCACTATAGTGGTCAATGATACTAAACGCTTAGTAGAAATTGCTGCTGGAAGTAAGTCCGTCAAAGGTGGCAAAAAGGAACCTACGTTAGTTATAATAGATACAAACTCCATACTTTCAGGACGTGGTGGCCTTCCTGTTGGTAACAATAAACCACACCATACAGTTTCTAATCCCAGTTCTTTCTCAGTTGTACCAATGAATATGACTACACAAACGATGTATCCAAATATGAGAACAACTATTACACCTGTACCCATGACATCTAAAGCTGCACAATTAAGTCCCAAGCCAAGTAGCATGACTACAGTTACTCCTCCATTGCCACCTATATTACCAACTTTAACCGATGACATGTTTGTCGTGGAAGCACCATCTTTTATAGTACCTTATGTATATGAAAAACCGCCGTTAAAGCCATTGAAAGAATTTGTTtctaaattagaaaaaagcaTAGAGGATAAACAAAAGGAGgatatgttaaaaaagattacagaagataataaagataatcaagATATTAATGAAGATTCAATGGATATGAATAAAAAGGTAGATAGTAGAAACCAAGAAAGTGAAAATGATGGAAGTTTAAGGTCTAAAAAGGATGGAGATGATAGTGGAGGAGACATGATGGATACAATAGAATCTGGGATTTCAAATATAAGTGACAAACATGATATAAGGCAAGATGATAGGAATAAAGTAATCACTTACTTTGATTTACCATTGGGTAAATTTTTTATGCAGATTGGAGTAAATCTTGTTCAGGAATATGTGCAAACTGATCTATTACGGACTCAAAAACGTAAACAGGGCAAAGGTAGCACATCTGCGGAGACACAATTAGCTATAAATTCACTCATCAAGAATTTAGAATTTAGTAAGGAAAATAATGAACCATTCCacttagaaatgaaaaaatgtgaATTCTGTAGTTTTAAAACGGAATCTACATTAGTAATGCAGCATCACTTAGAAACTCCTCATATGCGCAATTACGTCTACAAATGTAATTTTTGTCCAATGGAAGTTCGTAGTCCTCATGATATATTATTCCATATGGAAGCAGAACATAATACTCGTGGTCGATTGGAACGTGGTCCAGCTTTTCATCAATGTCCTAATTGTCCATTTGAAGATAACCAAAAAGGGAAACTTACACGGCACATTCTTGCTTGCTCTAAAAAATTTAGACCAGAACGAAATTTGGAACCTGCCGCCGATTGGGAGCCACCAGCAAAAATTCCAAGATTAAATCGTGCACGTCCAGTTGGTCCAACTAATCCTAATGCTCTTGCTATGGCTATGAGTGCCAAAGGTCCACAACCACTTTTACCGAAATTACTTCCAGCGCCTATTACAGGTCGTGGAAGAGGACGTCCACCAATGCAGCCTAGATATTCTGATATGAAAACATTACGACCTGGTGGTGGTACTACTATGCGGCAAG ATAATGTTGCAGGCATGATGTATCGACCAACATCTTCTGGCCTATTAGTTCCCGCTTCGTACCAATTTGGTAGTAATCAATTGTTtcag GTGGTGGGTGGCTCTGGGACTGTCATGTCGGCTGTCTCGGGAGTGAGTAGCAGTAGCGGCGGCAGTTCCGGTCAACCCACACCCATTGCACTTGTACCCAACGTAATCGACTCTCTGTCTAGGTTGTCCTCATCACAG aacACAACGGCCAGTACAAAAAATCCCACGGCAAAGTTATTAAGTCAACCGAGTATATCTATAACTCCATTACCACGTACAACATCTCAAACCTCCATTCCTGGTTCGGGAACATCATCAAAATCTGGAGGGAAAAATACATTTGTTATATGTGAAATTTGCGATGGTTATATTAAg GATCTCGAGCAACTAAGAAATCACATGCAATGGAttcataaagtaaaaatacatCCAAAGATGATTTATAACAGACCTCCATTGAACTGCCAAAAATGTCAATTTCGATTTTTCACAGATCAG ggTTTGGAAAGACATTTGCTTGGATCTCATGGACTCGTTACGTCCAGTATGCAAGAAGCAGCAAATAGAGGAAAAGATGCTGGTCGTTGTCCAGCTTGTGGTAGA gTATATCAATGGAAGCTATTAAATCATGTTGCACGGGATCATGGAATGACATTAAAACCCGCgcatttatcatataaatgtaCAGTATGCACTGCCACATTTGGAATGtataaacaatttgaaaaTCATGTATACTCAGCGCACAGCGTTGTAGCCAAAAGAGTaatggataaaaagaatacTCCGTCGTCACCGTCATCAAGATCAAATGACTCTCTTTTAAAACCTTTGAAGATAAATGacgaaataacaataattccaCAACCAGCAAAACCTACAACTAGATCTGGCACATCTCAGGGCAGAAGCAAATAG
- the LOC124957324 gene encoding uncharacterized protein LOC124957324 isoform X4: MIRDPSNSARSRDRLYSRGPMDGTLEEPPVKDSSQNNSDKVSKDMVIPNGVNGKYGSTEKEEFPDSDSVKTSNETVSKRKEEEEEGEGDGEEEEDEDEDEEEDVMDRRHFDHEDRDMQSEDSEQNESRKNRSKGGCLYESRNDSMVSESSDGVSEMNDTSEVSRNEDKCLNTSREAMDVDEQSNNSDVECLDESITRVRMDNDDVFTLKKSNINEGKDLSCSSNVQQSNDSAEIVESSMDTSDVKICEENGSCDSPEIEEITDSAKNNNGLNTTQERTVKDPTKQKKQRKQIDLSSITPRRSSRNIKRTSYIEREVEEEAEDDGSDIEEIKPEDPLAGIDSKDKENSKLKSPSKNSKTTIVVNDTKRLVEIAAGSKSVKGGKKEPTLVIIDTNSILSGRGGLPVGNNKPHHTVSNPSSFSVVPMNMTTQTMYPNMRTTITPVPMTSKAAQLSPKPSSMTTVTPPLPPILPTLTDDMFVVEAPSFIVPYVYEKPPLKPLKEFVSKLEKSIEDKQKEDMLKKITEDNKDNQDINEDSMDMNKKVDSRNQESENDGSLRSKKDGDDSGGDMMDTIESGISNISDKHDIRQDDRNKVITYFDLPLGKFFMQIGVNLVQEYVQTDLLRTQKRKQGKGSTSAETQLAINSLIKNLEFSKENNEPFHLEMKKCEFCSFKTESTLVMQHHLETPHMRNYVYKCNFCPMEVRSPHDILFHMEAEHNTRGRLERGPAFHQCPNCPFEDNQKGKLTRHILACSKKFRPERNLEPAADWEPPAKIPRLNRARPVGPTNPNALAMAMSAKGPQPLLPKLLPAPITGRGRGRPPMQPRYSDMKTLRPGGGTTMRQDNVAGMMYRPTSSGLLVPASYQFGSNQLFQNTTASTKNPTAKLLSQPSISITPLPRTTSQTSIPGSGTSSKSGGKNTFVICEICDGYIKDLEQLRNHMQWIHKVKIHPKMIYNRPPLNCQKCQFRFFTDQGLERHLLGSHGLVTSSMQEAANRGKDAGRCPACGRVYQWKLLNHVARDHGMTLKPAHLSYKCTVCTATFGMYKQFENHVYSAHSVVAKRVMDKKNTPSSPSSRSNDSLLKPLKINDEITIIPQPAKPTTRSGTSQGRSK, from the exons atgatTCGTGACCCGTCAAACAGTGCCCGCTCGAGAG aTCGACTCTACAGTCGTGGCCCCATGGACGGGACTTTGGAAGAACCTCCTGTTAAGGACTCTTCTCAGAACAATTCTGACAAAGTGTCAAaag ACATGGTCATTCCAAATGGTGTCAATGGAAAGTATGGTAGTactgaaaaggaagaatttcCGGACTCTGACAGTGTCAAAACGTCGAACGAGACTGTTagtaaacgaaaagaagaagaggaggaaggggaaggggatggggaagaggaagaagatgaagatgaggatgaagaggaagatgTTATGGACAGAAGACACTTTGACCACGAAGATAGGGATATGCAATCGGAAGACAGTGAGCAAAATGAATCGAGAAAGAATAGGAGTAAGGGGGGTTGCTTATACGAGTCAAGAAATGACTCCATGGTTTCAGAATCTTCCGATGGTGTCAGTGAGATGAACGATACTAGTGAAGTGTCTAGAAATGAAGATAAGTGTCTAAACACATCTCGTGAGGCTATGGATGTTGATGAACAGAGTAATAACTCTGATGTAGAATGTTTGGATGAGAGCATCACGAGAGTACGAATGGATAATGATGATGTGTTCActttaaaaaaatctaacaTAAACGAGGGTAAAGATTTGTCATGTAGTAGTAACGTTCAACAATCAAATGATTCTGCTGAAATTGTAGAAAGCAGTATGGATACATCAGATGTGAAGATATGCGAAGAAAATGGAAGTTGCGATAGTCCCGAAATAGAAGAGATAACAGATAGtgcaaagaataataatggtCTAAATACAACTCAAGAACGTACTGTAAAAGATcctacaaaacaaaaaaaacagagaaagcaAATAGATCTTAGTAGTATTACACCTAGAAGAAGTTCtcgtaatattaaaagaacaagttatatagaaagagaagttgAAGAAGAAGCGGAGGATGATGGTTCTGATATAGAGGAAATTAAACCTGAAGATCCATTAGCTGGGATagatagtaaagataaagagaattcTAAATTAAAGTCACCGTCGAAAAATAGTAAAACCACTATAGTGGTCAATGATACTAAACGCTTAGTAGAAATTGCTGCTGGAAGTAAGTCCGTCAAAGGTGGCAAAAAGGAACCTACGTTAGTTATAATAGATACAAACTCCATACTTTCAGGACGTGGTGGCCTTCCTGTTGGTAACAATAAACCACACCATACAGTTTCTAATCCCAGTTCTTTCTCAGTTGTACCAATGAATATGACTACACAAACGATGTATCCAAATATGAGAACAACTATTACACCTGTACCCATGACATCTAAAGCTGCACAATTAAGTCCCAAGCCAAGTAGCATGACTACAGTTACTCCTCCATTGCCACCTATATTACCAACTTTAACCGATGACATGTTTGTCGTGGAAGCACCATCTTTTATAGTACCTTATGTATATGAAAAACCGCCGTTAAAGCCATTGAAAGAATTTGTTtctaaattagaaaaaagcaTAGAGGATAAACAAAAGGAGgatatgttaaaaaagattacagaagataataaagataatcaagATATTAATGAAGATTCAATGGATATGAATAAAAAGGTAGATAGTAGAAACCAAGAAAGTGAAAATGATGGAAGTTTAAGGTCTAAAAAGGATGGAGATGATAGTGGAGGAGACATGATGGATACAATAGAATCTGGGATTTCAAATATAAGTGACAAACATGATATAAGGCAAGATGATAGGAATAAAGTAATCACTTACTTTGATTTACCATTGGGTAAATTTTTTATGCAGATTGGAGTAAATCTTGTTCAGGAATATGTGCAAACTGATCTATTACGGACTCAAAAACGTAAACAGGGCAAAGGTAGCACATCTGCGGAGACACAATTAGCTATAAATTCACTCATCAAGAATTTAGAATTTAGTAAGGAAAATAATGAACCATTCCacttagaaatgaaaaaatgtgaATTCTGTAGTTTTAAAACGGAATCTACATTAGTAATGCAGCATCACTTAGAAACTCCTCATATGCGCAATTACGTCTACAAATGTAATTTTTGTCCAATGGAAGTTCGTAGTCCTCATGATATATTATTCCATATGGAAGCAGAACATAATACTCGTGGTCGATTGGAACGTGGTCCAGCTTTTCATCAATGTCCTAATTGTCCATTTGAAGATAACCAAAAAGGGAAACTTACACGGCACATTCTTGCTTGCTCTAAAAAATTTAGACCAGAACGAAATTTGGAACCTGCCGCCGATTGGGAGCCACCAGCAAAAATTCCAAGATTAAATCGTGCACGTCCAGTTGGTCCAACTAATCCTAATGCTCTTGCTATGGCTATGAGTGCCAAAGGTCCACAACCACTTTTACCGAAATTACTTCCAGCGCCTATTACAGGTCGTGGAAGAGGACGTCCACCAATGCAGCCTAGATATTCTGATATGAAAACATTACGACCTGGTGGTGGTACTACTATGCGGCAAG ATAATGTTGCAGGCATGATGTATCGACCAACATCTTCTGGCCTATTAGTTCCCGCTTCGTACCAATTTGGTAGTAATCAATTGTTtcag aacACAACGGCCAGTACAAAAAATCCCACGGCAAAGTTATTAAGTCAACCGAGTATATCTATAACTCCATTACCACGTACAACATCTCAAACCTCCATTCCTGGTTCGGGAACATCATCAAAATCTGGAGGGAAAAATACATTTGTTATATGTGAAATTTGCGATGGTTATATTAAg GATCTCGAGCAACTAAGAAATCACATGCAATGGAttcataaagtaaaaatacatCCAAAGATGATTTATAACAGACCTCCATTGAACTGCCAAAAATGTCAATTTCGATTTTTCACAGATCAG ggTTTGGAAAGACATTTGCTTGGATCTCATGGACTCGTTACGTCCAGTATGCAAGAAGCAGCAAATAGAGGAAAAGATGCTGGTCGTTGTCCAGCTTGTGGTAGA gTATATCAATGGAAGCTATTAAATCATGTTGCACGGGATCATGGAATGACATTAAAACCCGCgcatttatcatataaatgtaCAGTATGCACTGCCACATTTGGAATGtataaacaatttgaaaaTCATGTATACTCAGCGCACAGCGTTGTAGCCAAAAGAGTaatggataaaaagaatacTCCGTCGTCACCGTCATCAAGATCAAATGACTCTCTTTTAAAACCTTTGAAGATAAATGacgaaataacaataattccaCAACCAGCAAAACCTACAACTAGATCTGGCACATCTCAGGGCAGAAGCAAATAG
- the LOC124957324 gene encoding uncharacterized protein LOC124957324 isoform X1 — MIRDPSNSARSRDRLYSRGPMDGTLEEPPVKDSSQNNSDKVSKDMVIPNGVNGKYGSTEKEEFPDSDSVKTSNETVSKRKEEEEEGEGDGEEEEDEDEDEEEDVMDRRHFDHEDRDMQSEDSEQNESRKNRSKGGCLYESRNDSMVSESSDGVSEMNDTSEVSRNEDKCLNTSREAMDVDEQSNNSDVECLDESITRVRMDNDDVFTLKKSNINEGKDLSCSSNVQQSNDSAEIVESSMDTSDVKICEENGSCDSPEIEEITDSAKNNNGLNTTQERTVKDPTKQKKQRKQIDLSSITPRRSSRNIKRTSYIEREVEEEAEDDGSDIEEIKPEDPLAGIDSKDKENSKLKSPSKNSKTTIVVNDTKRLVEIAAGSKSVKGGKKEPTLVIIDTNSILSGRGGLPVGNNKPHHTVSNPSSFSVVPMNMTTQTMYPNMRTTITPVPMTSKAAQLSPKPSSMTTVTPPLPPILPTLTDDMFVVEAPSFIVPYVYEKPPLKPLKEFVSKLEKSIEDKQKEDMLKKITEDNKDNQDINEDSMDMNKKVDSRNQESENDGSLRSKKDGDDSGGDMMDTIESGISNISDKHDIRQDDRNKVITYFDLPLGKFFMQIGVNLVQEYVQTDLLRTQKRKQGKGSTSAETQLAINSLIKNLEFSKENNEPFHLEMKKCEFCSFKTESTLVMQHHLETPHMRNYVYKCNFCPMEVRSPHDILFHMEAEHNTRGRLERGPAFHQCPNCPFEDNQKGKLTRHILACSKKFRPERNLEPAADWEPPAKIPRLNRARPVGPTNPNALAMAMSAKGPQPLLPKLLPAPITGRGRGRPPMQPRYSDMKTLRPGGGTTMRQDNVAGMMYRPTSSGLLVPASYQFGSNQLFQVVGGSGTVMSAVSGVSSSSGGSSGQPTPIALVPNVIDSLSRLSSSQNTTASTKNPTAKLLSQPSISITPLPRTTSQTSIPGSGTSSKSGGKNTFVICEICDGYIKDLEQLRNHMQWIHKVKIHPKMIYNRPPLNCQKCQFRFFTDQGLERHLLGSHGLVTSSMQEAANRGKDAGRCPACGRVYQWKLLNHVARDHGMTLKPAHLSYKCTVCTATFGMYKQFENHVYSAHSVVAKRVMDKKNTPSSPSSRSNDSLLKPLKINDEITIIPQPAKPTTRSGTSQGRSK; from the exons atgatTCGTGACCCGTCAAACAGTGCCCGCTCGAGAG aTCGACTCTACAGTCGTGGCCCCATGGACGGGACTTTGGAAGAACCTCCTGTTAAGGACTCTTCTCAGAACAATTCTGACAAAGTGTCAAaag ACATGGTCATTCCAAATGGTGTCAATGGAAAGTATGGTAGTactgaaaaggaagaatttcCGGACTCTGACAGTGTCAAAACGTCGAACGAGACTGTTagtaaacgaaaagaagaagaggaggaaggggaaggggatggggaagaggaagaagatgaagatgaggatgaagaggaagatgTTATGGACAGAAGACACTTTGACCACGAAGATAGGGATATGCAATCGGAAGACAGTGAGCAAAATGAATCGAGAAAGAATAGGAGTAAGGGGGGTTGCTTATACGAGTCAAGAAATGACTCCATGGTTTCAGAATCTTCCGATGGTGTCAGTGAGATGAACGATACTAGTGAAGTGTCTAGAAATGAAGATAAGTGTCTAAACACATCTCGTGAGGCTATGGATGTTGATGAACAGAGTAATAACTCTGATGTAGAATGTTTGGATGAGAGCATCACGAGAGTACGAATGGATAATGATGATGTGTTCActttaaaaaaatctaacaTAAACGAGGGTAAAGATTTGTCATGTAGTAGTAACGTTCAACAATCAAATGATTCTGCTGAAATTGTAGAAAGCAGTATGGATACATCAGATGTGAAGATATGCGAAGAAAATGGAAGTTGCGATAGTCCCGAAATAGAAGAGATAACAGATAGtgcaaagaataataatggtCTAAATACAACTCAAGAACGTACTGTAAAAGATcctacaaaacaaaaaaaacagagaaagcaAATAGATCTTAGTAGTATTACACCTAGAAGAAGTTCtcgtaatattaaaagaacaagttatatagaaagagaagttgAAGAAGAAGCGGAGGATGATGGTTCTGATATAGAGGAAATTAAACCTGAAGATCCATTAGCTGGGATagatagtaaagataaagagaattcTAAATTAAAGTCACCGTCGAAAAATAGTAAAACCACTATAGTGGTCAATGATACTAAACGCTTAGTAGAAATTGCTGCTGGAAGTAAGTCCGTCAAAGGTGGCAAAAAGGAACCTACGTTAGTTATAATAGATACAAACTCCATACTTTCAGGACGTGGTGGCCTTCCTGTTGGTAACAATAAACCACACCATACAGTTTCTAATCCCAGTTCTTTCTCAGTTGTACCAATGAATATGACTACACAAACGATGTATCCAAATATGAGAACAACTATTACACCTGTACCCATGACATCTAAAGCTGCACAATTAAGTCCCAAGCCAAGTAGCATGACTACAGTTACTCCTCCATTGCCACCTATATTACCAACTTTAACCGATGACATGTTTGTCGTGGAAGCACCATCTTTTATAGTACCTTATGTATATGAAAAACCGCCGTTAAAGCCATTGAAAGAATTTGTTtctaaattagaaaaaagcaTAGAGGATAAACAAAAGGAGgatatgttaaaaaagattacagaagataataaagataatcaagATATTAATGAAGATTCAATGGATATGAATAAAAAGGTAGATAGTAGAAACCAAGAAAGTGAAAATGATGGAAGTTTAAGGTCTAAAAAGGATGGAGATGATAGTGGAGGAGACATGATGGATACAATAGAATCTGGGATTTCAAATATAAGTGACAAACATGATATAAGGCAAGATGATAGGAATAAAGTAATCACTTACTTTGATTTACCATTGGGTAAATTTTTTATGCAGATTGGAGTAAATCTTGTTCAGGAATATGTGCAAACTGATCTATTACGGACTCAAAAACGTAAACAGGGCAAAGGTAGCACATCTGCGGAGACACAATTAGCTATAAATTCACTCATCAAGAATTTAGAATTTAGTAAGGAAAATAATGAACCATTCCacttagaaatgaaaaaatgtgaATTCTGTAGTTTTAAAACGGAATCTACATTAGTAATGCAGCATCACTTAGAAACTCCTCATATGCGCAATTACGTCTACAAATGTAATTTTTGTCCAATGGAAGTTCGTAGTCCTCATGATATATTATTCCATATGGAAGCAGAACATAATACTCGTGGTCGATTGGAACGTGGTCCAGCTTTTCATCAATGTCCTAATTGTCCATTTGAAGATAACCAAAAAGGGAAACTTACACGGCACATTCTTGCTTGCTCTAAAAAATTTAGACCAGAACGAAATTTGGAACCTGCCGCCGATTGGGAGCCACCAGCAAAAATTCCAAGATTAAATCGTGCACGTCCAGTTGGTCCAACTAATCCTAATGCTCTTGCTATGGCTATGAGTGCCAAAGGTCCACAACCACTTTTACCGAAATTACTTCCAGCGCCTATTACAGGTCGTGGAAGAGGACGTCCACCAATGCAGCCTAGATATTCTGATATGAAAACATTACGACCTGGTGGTGGTACTACTATGCGGCAAG ATAATGTTGCAGGCATGATGTATCGACCAACATCTTCTGGCCTATTAGTTCCCGCTTCGTACCAATTTGGTAGTAATCAATTGTTtcag GTGGTGGGTGGCTCTGGGACTGTCATGTCGGCTGTCTCGGGAGTGAGTAGCAGTAGCGGCGGCAGTTCCGGTCAACCCACACCCATTGCACTTGTACCCAACGTAATCGACTCTCTGTCTAGGTTGTCCTCATCACAG aacACAACGGCCAGTACAAAAAATCCCACGGCAAAGTTATTAAGTCAACCGAGTATATCTATAACTCCATTACCACGTACAACATCTCAAACCTCCATTCCTGGTTCGGGAACATCATCAAAATCTGGAGGGAAAAATACATTTGTTATATGTGAAATTTGCGATGGTTATATTAAg GATCTCGAGCAACTAAGAAATCACATGCAATGGAttcataaagtaaaaatacatCCAAAGATGATTTATAACAGACCTCCATTGAACTGCCAAAAATGTCAATTTCGATTTTTCACAGATCAG ggTTTGGAAAGACATTTGCTTGGATCTCATGGACTCGTTACGTCCAGTATGCAAGAAGCAGCAAATAGAGGAAAAGATGCTGGTCGTTGTCCAGCTTGTGGTAGA gTATATCAATGGAAGCTATTAAATCATGTTGCACGGGATCATGGAATGACATTAAAACCCGCgcatttatcatataaatgtaCAGTATGCACTGCCACATTTGGAATGtataaacaatttgaaaaTCATGTATACTCAGCGCACAGCGTTGTAGCCAAAAGAGTaatggataaaaagaatacTCCGTCGTCACCGTCATCAAGATCAAATGACTCTCTTTTAAAACCTTTGAAGATAAATGacgaaataacaataattccaCAACCAGCAAAACCTACAACTAGATCTGGCACATCTCAGGGCAGAAGCAAATAG